In the Dehalococcoidia bacterium genome, one interval contains:
- a CDS encoding FliH/SctL family protein: MGRVVKAAAVELVEPHPVGPAAPSAAPPASPKPEEESAARAAALLAEAEARAAQVVAEAEARAEAILNEAKKAALQTELDAYEAGKAEGYQAGREAGLASLERLVALAENATLEWERAVRAAEEQIIDLAIAIASRIVGQVREENRSTVLAAVMQALDHLAASPTVTVRVHPDDYDLVTTHWAETRGPRYRDREWTFVADRSIEPGGCVLELEGGRIDAQLGTQLREIRRALRAAGGFDDRAS; this comes from the coding sequence ATGGGGCGGGTTGTCAAAGCCGCCGCTGTCGAGTTGGTCGAGCCCCATCCCGTCGGCCCGGCCGCGCCGTCCGCCGCGCCGCCGGCGAGCCCAAAACCGGAAGAAGAAAGCGCCGCCCGCGCCGCCGCGCTGCTCGCAGAGGCCGAGGCGCGCGCGGCCCAAGTGGTCGCCGAGGCTGAAGCGCGAGCAGAGGCGATCCTGAACGAGGCGAAAAAGGCGGCGCTCCAAACCGAGCTTGATGCCTACGAAGCGGGCAAGGCGGAAGGGTACCAAGCAGGACGGGAAGCGGGGCTCGCTAGCCTCGAGCGGCTCGTCGCCCTCGCTGAGAACGCGACCCTCGAGTGGGAGCGCGCGGTGCGCGCCGCCGAGGAGCAGATCATCGACCTCGCGATTGCGATCGCGAGCCGGATTGTCGGGCAAGTGCGCGAGGAGAACCGCAGCACGGTGCTGGCGGCGGTCATGCAGGCGCTTGATCATCTCGCCGCCAGTCCTACTGTCACCGTCCGCGTCCATCCGGACGATTACGACCTCGTGACCACCCATTGGGCCGAAACCCGCGGGCCGCGCTACCGCGACCGCGAGTGGACGTTCGTCGCCGACCGGAGTATCGAACCGGGCGGCTGTGTCTTAGAACTGGAGGGCGGACGGATCGACGCCCAGCTGGGAACGCAACTGCGCGAGATTCGGCGGGCGCTGCGCGCCGCGGGGGGGTTCGATGACCGTGCGTCTTGA
- a CDS encoding FliI/YscN family ATPase: MTVRLDLRRYRDAVATCVPVRAEGRVVQVIGLTIEAQGLMSRIGELCSLHLENGHPPITAEVVGFKGDRIMLMPFAELAGIQPGTVVTSRGRLFSVPVGPELLGRVLDGLGRPLDGLGPLAPSHQQPLLADPPPPLSRPRIVQPLATGIRAIDGLLTVGRGQRMGIFAGSGVGKSTLLGMIARNCDADVNVIALIGERGREVQEFLDRDLGERGRARSVVVVATSDTPALIRLKAAWVATGIAEYFRDRGLHVNFLMDSVTRFAMAQREIGLAIGEPPTLKGYPPSVFALIPKLLERTGTSERGTITGFYTVLVEGDDLTEPITDTVRSVLDGHIVLRRELATQNHYPAIDVLASVSRLMASLVDRPHLAAAGKVRELLAAYDNARDLINIGAYVAGSNPTIDRAIAAMPDLLAFLRQGIDEPAPWDETISRLLAVGGEA, encoded by the coding sequence ATGACCGTGCGTCTTGACCTCCGCCGCTACCGAGATGCCGTGGCGACGTGCGTCCCCGTGCGCGCTGAGGGGCGGGTCGTGCAGGTGATCGGGCTCACCATTGAAGCCCAAGGGCTCATGAGCCGGATCGGCGAACTCTGTTCGCTCCACCTCGAAAACGGCCACCCGCCGATCACTGCCGAGGTGGTGGGCTTCAAGGGCGATCGCATCATGCTGATGCCGTTCGCAGAACTCGCCGGCATCCAGCCGGGCACCGTCGTCACCAGCCGCGGACGGCTGTTTTCGGTGCCGGTCGGCCCCGAACTGCTCGGCCGCGTGCTCGACGGCCTCGGCCGGCCGCTCGATGGACTGGGCCCTCTTGCGCCATCGCATCAGCAGCCGTTGCTCGCCGACCCTCCCCCGCCGCTCAGCCGACCGCGGATCGTCCAGCCGCTCGCGACCGGCATCCGCGCCATCGATGGGCTGCTGACCGTCGGCCGCGGACAACGCATGGGGATCTTCGCTGGCTCGGGCGTCGGGAAAAGCACGCTCCTCGGCATGATCGCGCGCAACTGCGACGCCGATGTCAACGTCATCGCCTTGATCGGCGAGCGCGGGCGCGAAGTGCAGGAGTTCCTCGACCGCGACCTCGGCGAGCGAGGAAGAGCGCGTTCCGTCGTCGTTGTCGCAACGAGCGACACGCCCGCGCTCATCCGCTTGAAGGCAGCCTGGGTCGCAACCGGGATCGCCGAGTATTTCCGCGACCGCGGTCTCCACGTCAACTTCCTGATGGACTCCGTCACCCGGTTTGCCATGGCGCAGCGTGAGATCGGGCTGGCGATCGGCGAACCGCCAACGCTGAAGGGCTATCCCCCTTCGGTGTTCGCCCTCATTCCGAAGCTGCTCGAGCGGACAGGAACGAGCGAACGCGGGACGATCACCGGCTTCTACACGGTGCTTGTCGAGGGCGACGACCTGACCGAGCCGATCACGGATACCGTCCGCAGCGTGCTCGACGGCCACATCGTTCTGCGGCGCGAGCTCGCGACGCAGAACCACTACCCGGCGATCGACGTGCTCGCCAGTGTCAGCCGGCTGATGGCGTCGCTCGTCGACCGCCCTCACCTCGCTGCTGCCGGAAAGGTGCGGGAACTGCTGGCGGCGTATGACAACGCGCGCGACTTGATCAACATCGGCGCCTACGTTGCCGGGAGCAATCCGACCATCGACCGCGCGATCGCCGCGATGCCCGACCTCCTCGCCTTCCTCCGGCAGGGAATAGACGAACCGGCGCCGTGGGACGAGACAATCAGCCGGCTCCTTGCCGTTGGAGGTGAGGCATGA